A region from the Malus domestica chromosome 07, GDT2T_hap1 genome encodes:
- the LOC103420801 gene encoding uncharacterized protein isoform X1, whose translation MGQAFRKLFDTFFGNTEMRVVMLGLDAAGKTTILYKLHIGEVLSTVPTIGFNVEKIQYKNVMFTVWDVGGQEKLRPLWRHYFNNTDGLIYVVDSLDRERIRRAKEEFQAIISDPFMLSSVILVFANKQDMKGAMSPMEVCEGLGLFDLKNRKWHIQGTCALRGDGLYEGLDWLASTLKEMRAAGYSSVGTSSF comes from the exons ATGGGTCAAGCTTTTCGGAAGCTCTTCGACACCTTCTTCGGCAACACTGAGATGcga GTTGTAATGCTTGGCCTCGACGCAGCTGGTAAAACAACCATCCTTTACAAGCTGCACATTGGTGAAGTTTTGTCAACTGTCCCTACAATAG GTTTCAATGTGGAGAAAATTCAGTATAAGAATGTGATGTTCACTGTTTGGGATGTCGGTGGACAAGAGAAACTAAGGCCACTCTGGAGGCATTACTTTAATAACACGGACGGGCTG ATTTACGTTGTTGATTCCTTGGACAGAGAGAGAATTAGAAGAGCGAAGGAGGAATTTCAG GCCATCATCAGTGATCCTTTTATGCTCAGCAGTGTCATCTTGGTGTTTGCTAATAAACAGGATATG AAAGGAGCTATGTCGCCAATGGAAGTGTGTGAAGGACTAGGCCTATTTGATCTCAAGAACAGAAAATGGCACATACAAGGGACTTGTGCCCTTCGAGGCGATGGCCTTTACGAGGGCTTGGATTGGTTAGCTAGCACGCTGAAAGAGATGAGAGCTGCTGGATACTCTTCAGTGGGCACCTCGTCATTCTAA
- the LOC103420801 gene encoding uncharacterized protein isoform X2: MLGLDAAGKTTILYKLHIGEVLSTVPTIGFNVEKIQYKNVMFTVWDVGGQEKLRPLWRHYFNNTDGLIYVVDSLDRERIRRAKEEFQAIISDPFMLSSVILVFANKQDMKGAMSPMEVCEGLGLFDLKNRKWHIQGTCALRGDGLYEGLDWLASTLKEMRAAGYSSVGTSSF, translated from the exons ATGCTTGGCCTCGACGCAGCTGGTAAAACAACCATCCTTTACAAGCTGCACATTGGTGAAGTTTTGTCAACTGTCCCTACAATAG GTTTCAATGTGGAGAAAATTCAGTATAAGAATGTGATGTTCACTGTTTGGGATGTCGGTGGACAAGAGAAACTAAGGCCACTCTGGAGGCATTACTTTAATAACACGGACGGGCTG ATTTACGTTGTTGATTCCTTGGACAGAGAGAGAATTAGAAGAGCGAAGGAGGAATTTCAG GCCATCATCAGTGATCCTTTTATGCTCAGCAGTGTCATCTTGGTGTTTGCTAATAAACAGGATATG AAAGGAGCTATGTCGCCAATGGAAGTGTGTGAAGGACTAGGCCTATTTGATCTCAAGAACAGAAAATGGCACATACAAGGGACTTGTGCCCTTCGAGGCGATGGCCTTTACGAGGGCTTGGATTGGTTAGCTAGCACGCTGAAAGAGATGAGAGCTGCTGGATACTCTTCAGTGGGCACCTCGTCATTCTAA
- the LOC103420802 gene encoding anthocyanidin 3-O-glucosyltransferase 2, which yields MAPPPPTKIEPQTTNGQPHLADAYDRHVVAAAFPFATHASPMLDIVRRLAAALPNTLFSFFSTSKSNSSLFSNNSNNNMPPNIRVYDVADGVPEGYVFVGKPQEDIELFMKAAPENLRRSLDASVADTGKHISCLITDAFLWFGVHLADDLGALWVPFWLSGLNSLSVHVHTDLIRDTIGTQGITGRENELIVDKNVNIQGLSKVRIKDLQEGVIFGNLDSVFSRMLLQMGRLLPRATAVFMNCFEELDLPVTNDLKFKFNKLLNVGPSNVASRLPPLPPSDALILSWLDKQDAPSSVVYVSFGSVATPPEKELLAIAEALEATGAPFLWSLKDNFKTPLLNEFLTKILSKVNGMVVPWAPQPHVLAHASVGAFVSHCGWNSLLETIAGGVPMICRPFFGDHRLNARMVEDELEIGVNVEGGVFTTEGLVKSLEVVLLAESGRKFRDNIKKVKQLAVEAVGPQGSSTRNFKSLLDVISGSNKA from the exons ATGGCACCGCCGCCGCCCACCAAAATCGAGCCACAAACAACTAATGGTCAGCCCCATCTCGCCGACGCCTACGACCGTCACGTGGTAGCCGCAGCCTTCCCTTTTGCCACCCATGCAAGTCCCATGCTTGACATCGTTCGCCGCCTAGCTGCCGCCCTTCCAAACACTCTCTTCTCGTTCTTCAGCACTTCGAAATCCAACAGCTCTCTCTTTTCCAACAACAGCAATAATAACATGCCGCCTAACATAAGGGTGTACGATGTGGCTGACGGGGTGCCCGAGGGGTATGTTTTTGTTGGTAAGCCCCAGGAGGACATAGAGCTCTTCATGAAAGCGGCACCGGAAAACTTACGGAGGAGCTTAGACGCCTCCGTGGCGGACACCGGGAAGCATATCAGCTGCTTGATCACCGACGCCTTCCTTTGGTTTGGAGTCCACTTGGCTGACGATTTGGGAGCGCTTTGGGTCCCTTTCTGGCTCTCCGGGCTTAACTCCCTCTCTGTTCACGTGCATACCGATCTCATCCGGGACACTATCGGAACTCAAG GTATTACAGGCCGTGAAAACGAGCTCATCGTCGACAAAAATGTGAACATCCAAGGACTGTCCAAGGTGCGGATCAAAGACTTACAAGAAGGAGTCATTTTCGGAAACTTGGACTCGGTATTTTCCCGCATGCTACTTCAAATGGGTCGGCTCCTCCCCCGCGCCACCGCAGTTTTTATGAACTGCTTCGAAGAACTCGACCTCCCCGTAACAAACGACCTAAAGTTCAAATTCAACAAACTCCTCAACGTAGGACCTTCCAACGTAGCATCCCGGCTGCCACCGCTGCCGCCATCAGACGCTTTGATCTTGTCGTGGCTTGACAAGCAAGACGCTCCATCCTCCGTCGTGTACGTCAGTTTCGGGTCGGTGGCGACCCCGCCGGAGAAGGAGCTGCTAGCAATAGCGGAGGCCCTGGAAGCCACAGGGGCTCCCTTCTTGTGGTCGCTCAAGGACAACTTCAAGACACCGTTGCTGAACGAGTTCTTGACAAAAATATTGTCAAAGGTGAACGGGATGGTGGTGCCGTGGGCTCCTCAGCCGCATGTCCTGGCCCACGCTTCGGTCGGAGCTTTCGTGTCACATTGCGGCTGGAACTCGCTGCTGGAGACTATAGCCGGAGGGGTGCCCATGATTTGTAGGCCATTTTTTGGAGACCACAGGCTTAATGCAAGGATGGTGGAGGACGAGTTGGAGATAGGGGTAAATGTGGAGGGAGGAGTTTTTACCACGGAGGGGCTGGTAAAAAGTTTGGAAGTGGTTTTGTTGGCAGAAAGTGGGAGGAAATTCAGAGACAATATAAAGAAGGTCAAACAACTCGCAGTAGAGGCGGTTGGACCACAAGGGAGCTCCACTCGGAACTTCAAATCGTTGTTGGATGTTATATCAGGATCCAATAAAGCGTAG
- the LOC103420803 gene encoding protein EXPORTIN 1A — MAAEKLRDLSQPIDVGLLDATVVAFYGTGSKEERTAADQILRDLQNNPDMWLQVVHILQSAKNLNTKFFALQVLEGVIKYRWNALPVEQRDGMKNYISDVIVQLSSNEASFRMERLYVSKLNIILVQILKHDWPTKWRSFIPDLVSAAKTSETICENCMAILKLLSEEVFDFSRGEMTQLKIKELKQSLNSEFQLIHELCLYVLSASQRTELIRATLSTLHAFLSWIPLGYIFESPLLETLLKFFPMPLYRNLALQCLTEVAALSFGEFYNAQYVKMYNIFMVQLQTILPSTTNIPEAYANGSGEEQAFIQNLALFLTSFYKSHIRVLETTPETIAALLMGLEYLVNISYVDDTEVFKVCLDYWNALVLELFEANHNLDNPAVSANMMGLQMNLLPSMVDGLGSQLLQRRQIYVGIMSKLRLLMICRMAKPEEVLIVEDENGNIVRETLKDNDVLVQYKIMRETLIYLSHLDHDDTEKQMLKKLNKQLTGEDWAWNNLNTLCWAIGSISGSMMEEQENRFLVMVIRDLLNLCEIIKGKDNKAVIASNIMYVVGQYPRFLRAHWKFLKTVVNKLFEFMHETHPGVQDMACDTFLKIVQKCKRKFVIVQVGENEPFVSELLTSLPSTVGDLQPHQIHTFYEAVGHMIQAESDPKKREEYLQRLMGLPNQKWAEIIGQARLSVDFLKDQEVIRTVLNILQTNTSVASSLGTFFLSQISMIFLDMLNVYRMYSELVSSNIAEGGPYASKTSYVKLLRSVKRETLKLIETFLDKAEDQPHIGKQIVPPMLDPVLGDYARNLPDARESEVLSLFATIINKYKGAMIDDVPRIFEAVFQCTLEMITKNFEDYPEHRLKFFSLLRAIAAHCFAALIRLSSPQLKLVMDSIIWAFRHTERNIAETGLNLLLEMLRNFQNSEFCNQFYRTYFLTIEQEIFAVLTDTFHKPGFKLHVLVLQHLFSLVGSNLLKEPLWDVAAVPYQYPNNGMFVREYTIKLLSTSFPNMTGAEVAQFVNGLFESTADIPTFKNHIRDFLVQSKEFSAQDNKDLYAEEAAAQRERDRQRMLSIPGLIAPNEIQDEMVDS; from the exons GTCCTAGAAGGGGTTATCAAGTATAGGTGGAATGCATTGCCTGTTGAACAGCGAGACggaatgaaaaattatatttctgATGTCATTGTACAG CTATCAAGTAATGAGGCCTCTTTTCGAATGGAAAGACTTTATGTCAGCAAACTCAATATTATACTCGTTCAG ATTTTGAAGCATGATTGGCCCACTAAATGGCGAAGCTTTATTCCAGATCTTGTATCAGCAGCTAAAACTAGTGAAACCATTTGCGAGAATTGTATGGCCATATTGAAG CTCCTAAGTGAAGAGGTTTTTGATTTCTCAAGGGGGGAAATGACACAGTTAAAGATTAAAGAGCTTAAACAATCATTGAACAG TGAGTTTCAACTCATTCATGAGTTGTGCTTATATGTACTATCAGCCTCTCAACGAACCGAGCTGATACGTGCAACATTATCCACACTGCATGCTTTCCTTTCATGGATTCCCCTGGGATATATTTTCGAGTCCCCTTTG CTTGAAACCCTTCTGAAGTTTTTTCCCATGCCTTTATATCGGAATCTTGCCCTTCAATGTCTAACGGAG GTTGCAGCACTTAGTTTCGGTGAATTCTATAATGCACAATATGTTAAGATGTACAATATATTCATGGTGCAGTTACAG ACTATTCTCCCATCCACCACAAACATCCCTGAAGCTTATGCAAATGGATCTGGCGAGGAACAG GCATTCATTCAGAACTTGGCACTGTTTCTCACTTCGTTTTACAAG TCGCATATTCGTGTTCTTGAAACCACACCAGAGACTATAGCTGCATTGCTGATGGGTCTTGAATATCTTGTAAACATCTCCTATGTGGATGACACCGAAGTTTTTAAG GTTTGCTTAGACTATTGGAATGCCTTGGTTTTGGAACTGTTTGAGGCAAATCATAATCTGGATAACCCTGCAGTATCTGCCAATATGATGGGGTTGCAG ATGAATTTGCTTCCTAGTATGGTTGATGGCCTTGGCTCACAACTTTTGCAAAGGCGGCAAATATATGTTGGTATTATGTCAAAGTTGAGGTTGCTCATGATCTGTCGTATGGCTAAGCCAGAAGAGGTTCTCATTGTTGAAGATGAGAACGGGAACATTGTTCGTGAGACCTTGAAGGACAATGATGTTCTAGTTCAATATAAG ATCATGAGGGAGACACTGATATATTTGTCACACCTTGACCACGACGACACCGAGAAGCAG ATGCTaaagaaattaaacaaacaacTGACTGGTGAGGATTGGGCATGGAACAACTTAAACACATTATGCTGGGCAATAGGGTCTATATCTGGTTCCATGATGGAAGAACAG GAAAATAGATTTTTGGTGATGGTCATTCGCGACCTGCTGAACTTGTGTGAAATCATAAAGGGGAAAGATAATAAAGCAGTTATTGCAAGCAACATCAT GTATGTTGTCGGACAGTACCCAAGGTTCTTAAGAGCTCATTGGAAGTTCTTAAAGACTGTTGTGAATAAGTTGTTTGAGTTTATGCATGAAACGCATCCTGGAGTTCAG GACATGGCCTGCGACACATTcttgaaaattgttcaaaagtGCAAGCGTAAATTTGTTATTGTACAG GTTGGAGAAAATGAACCATTTGTTTCTGAACTCCTGACAAGCCTGCCGAGTACTGTTGGCGATCTTCAACCTCACCAGATTCATACTTTCTATGAAGCT GTTGGTCATATGATTCAAGCAGAGTCTGATCccaagaagagagaagaatatCTACAGAGATTGATGGGTCTCCCAAATCAG AAATGGGCCGAGATTATAGGGCAAGCACGCCTAAGTGTTGATTTCCTGAAGGATCAGGAGGTAATTCGGACTGTGCTTAATATATTACAG ACAAATACTAGCGTTGCGAGCTCCCTTGGAACGTTTTTCCTGTCTCAGATCTCAATGATATTTCTGGACATGCTTAATGTGTACAG gATGTACAGTGAGCTTGTATCTAGTAACATTGCAGAAGGGGGTCCCTATGCTTCCAAAACATCCTATGTGAAACTTCTTCG GTCGGTGAAGAGGGAGACTCTCAAGTTGATTGAGACATTCTTGGACAAGGCAGAAGACCAACCACACATAGGAAAACAAATTGTGCCTCCCATGTTGGATCCGGTCCTAGGTGACTATGCCAGGAATTTGCCTGATGCTAGAGAGTCGGAGGTTTTGTCACTTTTTGCCACTATCATAAATAA GTACAAGGGTGCAATGATAGATGATGTGCCAAGAATATTTGAAGCTGTTTTCCAGTGCACATTGGAG ATGATCACCAAAAATTTTGAAGATTACCCAGAGCATCGATTGaagttcttttctttgcttcgTGCCATTGCTGCACACTGCTTTGCTGCATTGATTCGATTATCGAGTCCG CAACTGAAGCTTGTCATGGATTCAATTATATGGGCGTTTCGGCACACTGAAAGAAATATTGCTGAAACTGGGCTGAACCTGTTGTTGGAAATGCTGAGAAACTTTCAG AATTCAGAGTTCTGCAATCAGTTTTACCGTACATACTTTCTGACAATTGAGCAAGAAATATTTGCTGTCTTGACTGATACATTTCATAAGCCTGGGTTCAAGTTGCATGTCTTGGTTCTCCAACATTTGTTTAGCCTG GTGGGAAGTAATCTGTTGAAGGAGCCTTTATGGGATGTTGCAGCTGTTCCTTATCAATATCCTAATAATGGAATGTTTGTTCGTGAATATACAATAAAGCTTTTGAGTACTTCATTCCCGAATATGACTGGGGCGGAG GTTGCTCAATTTGTGAATGGACTATTTGAATCAACGGCTGACATACCCACTTTTAAAAATCACATCCGAGACTTCCTAGTGCAATCCAAAGAATTTTCAGCACAG GACAACAAAGATCTTTATGCAGAGGAGGCTGCtgctcagagagagagagaccggcAACGAATGCTTTCTATTCCTGGGCTTATTGCCCCCAATGAGATACAGGACGAAATGGTTGATTCCTAG